CGGCGCGCGATGTTCCGCATTGGGACCTATGCGTTGCGATTGTGGGCGGGCCGAGCCCGGCGCTTCGTCCTGTTCGGGTTCTCGTATTCAGCCTCATCGATTTCCGGCCCTGACGTCCAGGCGGGGGGATCGCTCGCAGGAAAGGATTCGAGGTCCGCCTCTTCCACGCGGTCGATGCGCCCCGCCTTCTTTCGATTGCTTGTCATGGCTCGACTTCACCGACCAATGCTGAGGTTCGGCGCATGGGCCTTCTGGGCAACGGCGGCGAGCGCGGCGATGAGGGCCGGGGCGGTGTAGGATCCGTCGTGCCGGTTGCCGTTGACGAAGAAACAGGGCGTGCCGTTCACGCCGCTGCGGACTCCGCTGAGGAAATCGGCCTCGACCTTTGGCGCATAGCGGCCTTGCTCGAGCGCGTGGCGAAGCTCGGTCACGTCCAGCCTCAGCTGGCGTGCAAGCGTGAACAGCAGCGCCCCCGACAGCTGATGCCCGTTGGCATAGATAGCCGAGTGCATCTCCCAGAACACGCCATGAGCCGCGGCGAATTCGGCGCATTGTGCGGCGGGTTTTGCCAGGGGATGCATGGTCGAGATCGGGAAGTGCCGGTAGGCGTACCGGAGCTCCCGCCCGAAATGACCGAGGACCTGCTCGACCTCGGGCCACGCGGCCTGGCAGTGCGGGCACTGATAGTCACCATATTCGACAAGCGTTACCGGAGCGTCGGGGGGCCCGATGACGTGATCGCGGTCGTCGATGGGAAAGCGCAGGTCAGACATGGGCGGTCTCCAGCTTTGGCATCGCCTCGAGCGCGTCGAGGATGCCGTCGGCGCCGGGGTTGACCGCGATTGGCGAGCAATAGCTCCAGGCGATGTGCCCCGTTTCGTCGACGATGAACAAGGCGCGGTCGGCAACACCCTCGTCCTCGCGGTAGGCCCCGAAGGACCGGGCAATCTGCCCCTTGGGATGGAAGTCGGCGATCAGCGGGAAATGGAGCTGGTTCGCCTTCGCATAGGCCTGATGGCACCAGGGTCCGTCGACCGAGATCCCGACCAGGTCCGCGCCATGCTTCCGAAACTCCGGGAGCACCGCGTTGTAAAGGGTCATCTGGTCGCCACAAACGGGACTCCAGTCGGCCGGGTAGAAAGCGAGAATGACGCGGCGGCCCTTGAGGTCGCCGATCGAGAGCGTCTGGTCGGGCGTGACGGGCGCGTTGAAGTCGGGAACCTTGGTTCCGGGTCGCAGGATCTCACCCATGATGCAAAGCCTCGCTCTAAAGCGTCAAACCAGGGTCGGTTCTTGAGCCACCTCGCGCGGCGCGTCGTTGACCGTCGTCAGCTTTGCCGAACGATTTTCGGCGCTCGGCGTGGGGTTTGCGAAGGGGGGCCCCGCCGCCTTGACGGGCGTGAGCGCGCTAGGGAGGAGCATCATGGCCGCGACACAGATCGATCGGTGCAGCTGCCCTTCAGCCGCGAAGACGTCACCTGTGCAGCGTGACCTGCGAACCAAATGCTGGTTCGGCATCCGGCTCGATAAAGGCCCATTCGCGATTTTCGAAGCCTTCGGAAGCCAGGTCTCCCCTGACGCACCTCATTCTGGGGCGATTGTCGAGGCGCCTGTCGATCGAAGCGAAGACCTCTTTTCCTCGACGCCTGAGGCCCGGTGGACCGACATACTTGCGGTGAAATTGCCAAGTGACGGCCAGTCACCGATTTTGGACCTCTCTTTCCTCCAGATAGGAATGGATTATGGGGATCAACTGCGCACCCTCCCCGACCGCTGCCGCGACCCTCTTGGTCGACCCTGACCGAACGTCTCCGATCGCAAACACCCCCTCCACGCTTGTTTCGAAGCTGCCATGACCTTCTGCCACTTGCGTGCCGGTCAGGACGAAACCGTTCTTGTCCAGTCGCACGCCCGAACCCTGAAGCCACGACGTGTTGGGATTGGCGCCGATGAAGACAAAGAGGTGACGAGTAGGACGAGTCGTCTCCTGCCCCGTGGCCTCGTCGCGCCAGGTTACCTGCTGCAATTGCCCAGCACGTCCCTTCAGCCGGGTCACGGTCGTTCTGGTTCGCAACTCCAGGTTGGGTATCGCATTGATCCTGTCGATCAGATAGCGCGACATCGATTCCGCCAGGCTTTCACCGCGAACCAACATGTGCAGGTGCCTCACTTGCTCGGACAGGTAGACGGCCGCCTGTCCCGCCGAATTGCCGCCTCCGATCAAAACAATGTCTTCGTTTCTGCAGAGACGCGCCTCTACCGGCGAAGCCCAGTAATGCACGCTCGATACCTCGAAGCGTTCGATGCCGGGGATGGCGGGGCGACGGTAGATAGCGCCGGTGGCGATGGCGACAGTTCGCGCTCTTGCCGGGTTATTCCCTTCGACCGGTAATTGGTGGTGCCGTGTCTCGTCGGTCTCGAGGCCCACTACCGGGGCGGCCAACAACATTTCCGCGCCGAACTTGTGGGCCTGCGCATAAGCCCGACCGGCGAGGGCGCGCCCGGAAATCCCGGTAGGAAAGCCGAGATAGTTTTCTATCCGAGCCGATGCCCCGGCCTGTCCGCCGAACACGCTGCCTTCCAGTAGCAACACATGCAAACCCTCGGACGCAGCATAGAGCGCTGCTGCGAGGCCGGACGGTCCGGCGCCCGCAATTGCCAGGTCGTAGATCCGCGCGGAATCGATGTCGTGCAGCAACCCGACACAGCGCGCGACCCGCGCCTCGTCCGGATCGATGAGGACCTCGCCTGATGGACAGATCACGATCGGGAACTTGTCCGGTGTGATGTTGAACTGGTGCAGCAAGACGCTCGCTTCCGCATGCTCTTGAGGATCCAGAAGCTGATGAGGGAAGGCGTTGCGCAACAGGAAGTTCTGCAATCGGATGATCTTCGCGGAATGCGCCGGTCCGACCAGGATCGGGCCCCCCGCCCCGATGTCGAGCAGCAGGGCCCGACGCAGGATGAGCGCGCGCATGATCTTTTCACCCAGTCCGGCTTGGGTAACCACAAGGTCCCTCAGGCGGTCCGTCGGCACGAGGATGGCCTCGACATCGACTTCCGCGAAGGAATCGACCAGCGCCGGATGTCCCGCCAGTTGACCCATGTCTGCCAGAAACATCCCGGGCTCGAGGCGCGCGAGATCGCTTACCTTTTTTCCCAGGCGTTCGCGGACCACGACGAACCCGACGAGGATCACGTACATGCCCGGCACGTTTTCACCCGTCGTGGTGAGGCGTTCTCCTTTGGCAAACCGCACGAGGCTGCCGAAAGCCCTGAGTTTCTCCAATTCCATTTCCGAAAGAACCGGGAGGATCTGCTCGCCCCTTTCCTCGATCATCTTCATAGCTTGGACGGCCATCGCAGCTCTCCTGCGAGCGCGTATGAAACCCATTCACGATGGGTGGAATGACGATCGTCAAGGCGGGATGATCAAGGGGCGGGAAGAAGGGCAACACTCACGAATGGAGAGGCGATCTTGGCTAGCCAGCTTCCTGCGGTGGACGGACACTGCGGGGCCCGTCAACGATTGGCAATGAGTCCAATGGTCATGATCCAAGAGGATAGGGATCACCTGAATGGCGTTTTGACCGTGAAGATCGCTCAATCCAGGCGTATTGATCTCAAATCCGGTGATGCCTCGCCTCCAAAGAACGAAATTACCGCTCAGGAAGCTGAACAGAACGAGAAGCAGCGCGCGCATGATAAATAACTGCTAGCCTTGGGCGAACTGGTCTTATCGCACAAACATCCGCTTTGGAGTCTGGCCGATCGAGAGACCTTGAGCCGCCCTAGAGCGGAGGATACGCCGTGCTCATCACGATTTTCGCCCCTCGCAACTTGCATTTGCTTGAAGTTGCGGGTGTTCGCGATGCGCTCTTTGAGGCCAACTGCAAAATGCAGTCGGGTCAGCCTTATCGTGTGCGGCTGGTAACCAGAGACGGCACTCCCACCGAGAGTGCGTCAGGCCTGATATTTGTACCCGACGCGAGTATAGAGGATACCTCCGAGCCCTGCGATACACTGATCGTCGCCGGTCCCTTTGGAGTGCCAGATCCCCCCAGCCAAGATGTTATCCGGTGGTTGCAGACGCAAGCTGAGCAAGCGCGGCGGTACGGGTCCACGTGTACTGGCGCCTTCGTGTTGGCCCAGGCAGGGCTTCTGTCAGGGCGCCGGGTCACGACCCACTGGCAATATGCCGGGCGGCTCGCCACGGAATTTCCCGATATTCGGGTTGAGCCCGATCTGATCTTTGTTCGGGACGGGCCGGTCTTCAGTTCCGCTGGTGTGACCGCAGCAATCGACCTCGCCTTTTCGCTTATCGAGGAAGATCACGGCCGCGCAATGGCACTGTGGGTGGCGCGCCGGCTCGTCGTGTTCCTGAAGCGACCCGGCGGACAGTCACAATTCAG
Above is a genomic segment from Altererythrobacter sp. Root672 containing:
- a CDS encoding redoxin domain-containing protein, producing MGEILRPGTKVPDFNAPVTPDQTLSIGDLKGRRVILAFYPADWSPVCGDQMTLYNAVLPEFRKHGADLVGISVDGPWCHQAYAKANQLHFPLIADFHPKGQIARSFGAYREDEGVADRALFIVDETGHIAWSYCSPIAVNPGADGILDALEAMPKLETAHV
- a CDS encoding FAD-dependent oxidoreductase yields the protein MKMIEERGEQILPVLSEMELEKLRAFGSLVRFAKGERLTTTGENVPGMYVILVGFVVVRERLGKKVSDLARLEPGMFLADMGQLAGHPALVDSFAEVDVEAILVPTDRLRDLVVTQAGLGEKIMRALILRRALLLDIGAGGPILVGPAHSAKIIRLQNFLLRNAFPHQLLDPQEHAEASVLLHQFNITPDKFPIVICPSGEVLIDPDEARVARCVGLLHDIDSARIYDLAIAGAGPSGLAAALYAASEGLHVLLLEGSVFGGQAGASARIENYLGFPTGISGRALAGRAYAQAHKFGAEMLLAAPVVGLETDETRHHQLPVEGNNPARARTVAIATGAIYRRPAIPGIERFEVSSVHYWASPVEARLCRNEDIVLIGGGNSAGQAAVYLSEQVRHLHMLVRGESLAESMSRYLIDRINAIPNLELRTRTTVTRLKGRAGQLQQVTWRDEATGQETTRPTRHLFVFIGANPNTSWLQGSGVRLDKNGFVLTGTQVAEGHGSFETSVEGVFAIGDVRSGSTKRVAAAVGEGAQLIPIIHSYLEEREVQNR
- a CDS encoding DsbA family protein, with the translated sequence MSDLRFPIDDRDHVIGPPDAPVTLVEYGDYQCPHCQAAWPEVEQVLGHFGRELRYAYRHFPISTMHPLAKPAAQCAEFAAAHGVFWEMHSAIYANGHQLSGALLFTLARQLRLDVTELRHALEQGRYAPKVEADFLSGVRSGVNGTPCFFVNGNRHDGSYTAPALIAALAAVAQKAHAPNLSIGR
- a CDS encoding GlxA family transcriptional regulator; protein product: MLITIFAPRNLHLLEVAGVRDALFEANCKMQSGQPYRVRLVTRDGTPTESASGLIFVPDASIEDTSEPCDTLIVAGPFGVPDPPSQDVIRWLQTQAEQARRYGSTCTGAFVLAQAGLLSGRRVTTHWQYAGRLATEFPDIRVEPDLIFVRDGPVFSSAGVTAAIDLAFSLIEEDHGRAMALWVARRLVVFLKRPGGQSQFSEALTAQTTATGPIDKIQLHILESPRADLGLTALAGVVGVSARHLSRLFHAELDMAPATYVELTRIDIARGLLENSNAPIKTIAFAAGFGSTATLRRTFLRRIGVTPLDYRRRFQTTNFTDASDQDDSVLS